Genomic DNA from Corylus avellana chromosome ca4, CavTom2PMs-1.0:
caaacgggaATAAGCACACGCAACTTGGATGCTGATTGTGCACTCGCTGGAAACCAACACCGAAAGGGAACGATGGAAGCTCAACGTGGTGGGGACgcggaaaaagcccaaaacagtggACGGAGGGTGGCGAAACTGATCGCCAGTTGGCCGGAAAACCATCGCAGCAGGGGACGTTGAAGCTCATCGCTGGAGGAGCACGAGAAAAGACTCAGCATCGGACGGTGGACGGTGGGCGGCAGAGCGGGCGAAGGAGATTGGCggcgaacacaaaacaaaactgggAGGAATTTGAAAGAAACCCCCAAAATCAGTACCCACACCAAGTGGCACATAAGCAAGGCTACAAGAACATCACACAAAAAACACagcaaaaaaatagaaaggaaatgAGCAGAAAACAACCAAAGAGCCCTGCCAAGGACAAAAGCGGAACAAAGAGGAAGAGGCGGCAGAGAAAGGGTAGGAAGGAGGCAACCTGGGCTAGAGACATCAAGTAAACTACTGGCACCTGGTGCAAGGGCATAcaagggggaggagggaggcaacaaacggccatccctcctcccctcaccatGGGGGAGGGGGCTTACCTGAGGCTGCGGCGctagagagaaagtgagaaaacccTAGAGAGAAATAATAGTAGCTCTATTACTATTGAAGTGTAAATGGATTAATCAGTAAAtcatatgttaaaatattggcCAATCAAATAAACCAAATATCATGGGGGATTAACCTTGGGCTCAAGTGTGAGCCCTAGTGAATTTGAACACTAATTAAATCTTTCTGTAACCTATCCCATATTGggattagcccaaacccaattgATCGTGAGCCCCATATCGggattagcccaaacccaattgATAGTGAGCTGGGTCTCCGCTAAAAACCCATTACCCTGGTCAACGTGCatatttcatattttccttttttaggaTAGCGAAATTCATAGATTTCTTTTGGGAGTTGACGGCAAATTCAGATCAGGCGCCAAATTTTGAGCTAAAAAATGCGGGCTTCCAACGCGTGGATCCTGAGCTGCCTCTGCATGATATTCATAGCAGGTGGTGCGCTGGCCGAAGATCCCCAGCTCGGTTCTGTTCGTGTTGTGTTccaggttttatttttttttctcaaacacaaGAATTTGTTTCCGTCTAAAAATTCTTATGTTTCTTGTGGTTCCGTTGTTTACTCTTCAGATTAATTTATCGTACGCAACCATTCGTTCTTGAATCGATTTTTCCGTAATCTCTagattttcaattattttattttgctcaTTGCTGTAGCTAATCAAGTTCATAGTAAACTGTAATTGAAGTTGAAATAGGGCATTCCGTAATACTTAAACAAATGAGCTAGTTAGATGCGTTACTTACATGCTTATTgatgtttttgtcatttattgccttttttttttttttttttttttagtttaatttaattatttttggttCAATTTATAATTGTCTAAAGCATTTTGCAAGCAGACAAACTATGGAGACATCGAATTTGGTTTCTTCCCGACCGTTGCACCCCAAACCGTTGAGcacattttcaaacttgttCGATTGGGATGCTTTAATACTAATCACTTCTTTCGGGTAGGTGCTGGGACCTTAGAAAAGCTTGATTATTGTTGATAAGCTGATTATTTGTACTATACCAATGTGTGTAATGGGAGTATGAACCTGTTGTAGGTTGATAAGGGCTTTGTTGCCCAAGTGGCTGATGTTGTGGGTGGAAGATCAGCCCCTATGAATgaagaacaaagaaaagaagcagaaaagacCGTTGTTGGTGAATTTAGTCAGGTCAAACATGTAAAGGGTATTCTTTCCATGGGGAGGTAATGTCTTCTTTGTGAAGCAACCGATTTTTTCATGGTTGTTATAATTTAGGTCATCCTTGTATAATTGTTTGCGCTATGATATTTCACTGTTTAGTGGGTATAGGTCACCTGGAAAGCTATAATCTATATCGCAGTGTTATATGGTGAAATGGGTCAGTTAGCTTGGGACATTACAGTTGAGTACCGAATATGATTGGTAGTTATGAGAGTTAAAATTTAACGCGGAAGCACAACCGACTGCATGCACTGGCTCTATtgtatcttctttttttcagcTTTCTTTATAATCCTTTATAGCCTTGCGtgttcttgtttatttttgaatgaattaccttattttctttttaaagtggGAAATTAACAGTTATTGAGGTGGAAAGTTGCAAGACATTGTGTTGCTCATTATGAATCAATGCTCTGCATTTGGTGCACATAAAATAACACAAGCTGGTAAGGAGTTAGAAGCGCCTCTGTAATTTTTAGACAGTCTACTGTGTGATTGATTGATTGTGAGTTGATGACCCTTAAGATAAGTTGGAGGGTACCATCGGGCTGGATGAAGTGGTAAGATACTATCTATATATGATATAGCCATATAGGTCTGGAAGATGAAAACATTTCAACATTTTCTGGTTCATCCGTAAGCCTTGCATTTGGaaggattgaaagaaattttctatTCTGTGCTAAATACTGCATTTTCTGGCTCTTTATTTCTGGCCAGTTTGACTAGTACTTTTTAATGTCTAGTACTTTTTAATGTCTTTGCATGAAATTTAATGTCTAGTACTTTTTAAACCAAcaatcaaacatttaaaaaaaaaaactaattattattGGATGATACGGTTGCCAAGTATATCCTTGGGTTACATGTCCAAAAGATATAGTATGAAGAAGGATGAGAACCACTTCATAATAACGGGACATTAGCATGCTTCATGTTGATCTACTTATGATAATAAACTATTCCATGCTGATCTGGTCATGATACGTCCATGGTGTACTATGGTGACCAGCCTACAGATGAGGATGATTAAATTTGTGTAGGATTCCTGTTTTATGTTTTCCACCTGAATAGAACTTCAAGAGCATTTTGGATATTCATCTATATTTTCATAATTGGATTTCAGCAGTATACAAAAAAGTAAACATCTAGAGTCATTGTTGCATTGGACTTGAATCTTGTTGAGCTCCCTTCGCTAGTATGAAAATCTTACTTgttcattttttgtttctttggtaTAGGTTTGAGGATCCCAACAGTGCATCATCGTCGTTTTCAATACTTCTTGGAGATGCCCCTCATCTTGATGGCCAGGTTTGTTGGTTACACTTGCCAGCTTTGTTGCGAAGATTATTATAGTATCTCATATGACATGATTACTAATGAAATGGCTGACATGAATCTGCTTCAGTATGCGATTTTTGGTCGACTTACTAAAGGTGATGAGACATTGAAAAAGCTTGAGCAAGTCCCTACTCGCCGTGAGGGTATTTTTGTAATGGTAATCTTCAGTTGATTACTCTAATGATCTGAAATCTAGAACTGGAACAATTATCTTTTGCCTTCACGTTGAAAATATACTGTAATtatgaactttgagattcattattattatttttcagtttggaTGCATCTCTTGCAACATTTCCCATGTGATAATTGTTTCTAGTTAATTCTCATCATGATTATTCAATTCCACTGCTTaccaaattatttttctctttttccaataTATTATCTTTTTTGCTACACAAGTTTTGCACCTTAGACCTAACCCGAACCCCACTGCATCCCTTTACCATCTCATCTAAAGTCCAGGGATATTGATTTTGTAAGTTGATTGTAATACGTAAATATAGTTCTACCATGAAGACAGATAATCATGTCCTGTAAATGTAATTTATTGCTTTCTTTCAGAGAGCCTAACATGTGATTGGGAAATTCTTAAACCATTGCCAAGTTAATCATGTGGTTTTCACTGTCTCATGTATGGATCTTTTATTCAGGTTTTTTTATGAGACTGGTTAAATAATgagtttcatttcttttattcgGGTTTTTTGTGCAGCAAGAACCGTAGGGGTGGGGatgattcctttttttttttttttccttgtttttttctatATGTAAATCCCATTAGTTACATCTAGTAAATCTGGCCTTCTTTGTCCAGCTTTTTGTCTGCGTCTGAAACCATGTTGCTATTTTTATATGTGCTCTGAATCTTATTGTCTAAAAGCAACTTGTTTAGCTTTATATCCAGACATGCAGTAATTTCATTCTCGGCACTGAGCTAactatacttttttatttttcctttctttcagCCAACTGAACGCATCACTATCCTGTCATCGTACTATTATGGTGAGAATTAAGCAGCCTGTTATTTTAATgttgtttgtgtgcattttgTTCTAGTGACTCACATTTTTCGTTTTCCGTGATATAGATTGAGATAATGCATGTTAATTTCCTTATATAGATTTAAGCTACATACCCATGGCATCTAGGCAAAAATTTCTCAAGTCATGGGATTTGGTTTACTAAATGGTGCTTGATGCAGGATCAACCCATTGTCTAGTCAATTGCTCCAAGTGGTGATCTCTTTGCTAAAATTTACTAATCAAAATCTGTCACGACTCTTGAAGATTCTTTTGCCTAACTGGTACTGTAGCTTAGCAAGGTCACCGGTGATATAGTAACTATGGTATCTTTTGTAGATTCATATAGTAAAATGGAATAAATATACAGATGCGTTCCTACTATGctttgtgcctttttttttgttaacgtCATCACTATATATACAGTTAAATATCCAAGCATATAGTTGTCAAATCTTTGTTCAGTTTGAACCTGTATGATAATTATAGCATCACTTTCTTACAGcaataatgttttttattttatttttatttttttgattttatctATGGTGTCTGTTAATAGCTTGAAGCAACTTATGATGCATCTAAGTGCTCAGATCGAAAAGCAAGTCCTCTAGCATTTATTAACAACATAAGCACATGGGCAGTTAGAGGCCATGCCTTGGAGAGTCCTTATGCCAAAGATAGCTTGATTAGAGATTTCATGCACTTAATGTGTGAGGTTTTCCCTGGAACTTGACTAATTAGTGCCAGAAGACAGAGATTGATCTTATGTAGCCTGAGATGATCAATTCATttaactgaaaaatatttttcagctgGGACCCATTTGGTTTTGCACCCATATCATCTCTTTGGCCAGCATAATGCTCTTCAGCTGTTTCATAGCTCAATCTAGGCAAATATAGATTTTCTTGATGGGGTTTATAAACAGCTTTGGATTTTTTAAAACTATGCATTAATATATCATACAGTCTTATGTACAAGACACGCATTTCTCAGCTGCAAATTGATGGACAAAACATCTGCCTGGATCATCTTCTAGCTAATTAATGAGCTGTAGGAAGAAGATTGTAAACCAACCGATAATCATGTGTTTGAAAAATGTACTTATGTTATTCTTGCTTTgcttgttttttgtgttttttagaTACCGAGTTGGAGAGATGTGAAAAGGAGAGATCAATTTTGAAAAGAAGACTTTCTGCATCGGCTGTTGAAATTGAAAGACAGGTAATTGGAGTTGTACATGAGTTGTAGGACAATTGCATTTTAAAACTTTAGTATGTCTGATTCTTGAAGGCATGCCATTTGTGTGCATTCATGTCCAGGTTCTTTTGCACATATAGAAAAACTCACCTCCACGTGCCTACAAGTACAGAATTATGAAGTGTTTTGGGAGTTGTTTGCCATATTGTCTATTCTGAGTAATCTTGGCCTTGTTGTGTGTCATTTTTGCAGAGAATGAAATGCTTCCCATGATTCTGATAGCATGAGTCCGATCAGCGACTAGAGATGCTGTGATTGCTGTAAAATTTTTCACATCTTTATGTATTTGTTTCAGAGAAGGTTTCAAAAGGATCAGTTCTAACAGCAAAAAGCTCCGCGATGTTTATCCAAAAACAAGAACCAGTATATAGTTTGAATTGCGTGACAGTTGAAAGAGTAAGCCCAGCCCATCGTAGACTAGTGATAAAGTCCTATGCATCGAGGCCCATTAAATTGCACGAGTCAATTCCCTTTCTCTAAAACCCAGAAAAAAGGCTATTATAAAGTTTAAGTGGGCCAGCCCAATATATTTAGGAGCCTTGGCGAAACTTTTAAGTGggatctaatttttttaaaatatttaaatattaattcaataatatttatttttaataatattattatatttttatttaaaaataattcttctcactttttggaatgcaaaattactgattaagttttatattcaagattttctaacatcctcttttcaattgataatatggctaatcaattaagtctctcttgtgacaatattgttgatcttaggtaggattttatcaattttaattttgaaaaacttttttctGCCAATAACgggtattgtcaataaaattctataagcgaCATATGCATTTAGAAAAGAATCAAGTATTCtgttcaaaaaagaaaaagaaaaagaaaaaagaattaagtctttttatataatttaatatgtcaattgaagcactttcttttatttgtaaaatttcttttaaaacttttaattatgaaaGTAAATCTAAACCATCAGTATCATAATAGCTATCATGTTTTAAAGAACCTTTTAGATTAAGACATCTGTTTTGCAAACTCTCAtcgtgattttaatttcttaaaattaaataaaaaataaaaatgttttcgtTGTTcttaattgtaaaaatattttcaaaaataataatgaaagccATTGATTGAGTTCCAGGTAactgacctttttttttattgttgatcAACTATGGAAggattttaataacttaaagaTTGAGTAGCTGGCAAATAGTAAAATtatggagaagaagagaagaatttaaatttgaataagGCTTGAAAAAGGATATAGAGAGAAAAACGGAAACTTATAAAGAGAGGAGAGGATCATGTTACCATAATTAGGGgtcttaattaaagaatatggaCTGTAATAATGgcttaaaattttgttattgatttttgtttttatttttttaattagagacCTTATTAAATTGGGCCCTAAGCGGCGGCCTTGCCTGCCTAAGGGTTGGTCCCTGTTTAACCAAAACTCAAGGGTCGACGTTGTGGCCACCCAAAGAGATGGGTTTATGGGTGCTTGAATTCAATGCCAACATAAAAATGACTTTTGGTAAAACTTCCGTAAAAATTCATCCATTTTTTAacagtttctctctctctctctctctttctcccttcgGCTCTCTGAGTCActcatctctctctttgtcGCAACTCTTTCCCCTCAACCCTCTTCTCGTATCTCTTCAAACCTGTCTGCACCTCCCATACACCGTTGCAATTTCATATATCCAACCAAAACTCCAAATGGGTATTCGTTTTCCTGCCATCTGGTCAAAATTTCATTTCCTTCAGCTCTCAAATTGTTTTtggaaagtttttttgtttttatttattttttttattattaaatttggttATATACTGAATTAGGATAGTTTCAGGAGTTGTGAGGAAAATGGATGTGGGTTTTTgaggttttagggttttgtaggcGGATTCGGGAACTTCCCTAGTGAATCGGATCAGGACTCTGTGGAGTATGATGTTGACATTGTCAAGGCAAGATTGGCCGAGGTATAGTATCGGCAGCGATACAATTGAAAAAACTGTGCTATGAAAAGGGTGTCGAATTATCAGTGTATGTTGTTGAGAAAGGTGCTGTGAAGTGGGTATGCATTGCTTACTCGACTGACGACTTTGACTTTGATTAACGTTGGACTTTGATGGgttggaaagaaaataataacaataaaaaatgaataataatatccaaagaaagaagagaaaagagggattgagatctcctagatttttttattttattttaaatttgatattttcaaatttataaatatcaactattcatctcatttaagcgtttaaaataagttatgtttCAGAAGTTAATGTGATGGATGAGTGTaactttttcattaaattatgaaacatagcttattttagacgcttagataagatagatgattgaaatttatgaatttgagaatttcaaatttaaaaatttttttagggaattTCAATCCAAAAAAGAGTAGCTAACTTAGataatgttactttttaaatgagtaatgctacatatactCACTTTTTTAACCCATTTTTCCACATTTATAAGTAACTTTTAAAACTTCAATTGGATTTAAGATagatttttattagattttaatctaaatagtgattttaaaagtcatttatGGGTATGGAGAAACATGTATAAAGAAGCAGGAGTACGtgtaacattactttttttaaatagataaaataGAAAAGCATTGCTCCAATGAGGCCAAACTACCAATTcctacattattattattattttaattaaaaaatgttagaagAGGAGACAAATTGTGGCTATTCTAGCCGAGCATAATCATAGTAATACCAACTCGCAGGGAACTGCTTAGGAGGGACTAGACGACGAAAATCACAAGTGCACCTTCAAGACCAGCCGAGCCATAACTTAACCGTTCGTCCTACTAGGGCATCGATGAGATTTAAGGGGGATAATACAAATAAGATGAAGATTCTGATATCCGAGAGTCGAACCCATGCCCTTTTATTATTGCCCAAACCCAGTGGGAATGCTCCTAAGACCATCGAATTCCTACATTATTTGAACCGACTGATAGTTAGCTGGATaacttcttctctttcttcttttcttttctgtcgTGAGGAAAAACCTTTAAGTGGATGGCGTACAACAATGGAAATGAAGCACATGTATGATCAATCGAACTTGGAAATCAATCACATGTACGACCAGTTTGAGAGGAATACGGTGATCACCTCCTCAACATGTTCCATCCATTACCGTCTGAAACAAACGATTTAAATGCTAATCTACACACACATGTTTCAAGTTCTGAATCAGAAAAACATAACATGTGCTAGCTTCTCGCCGTCAATGAAGCCAAACAAAGGTTTGTTCTGGAATAcctgagaaaaagaaaaaaaaaaaaaaaaaaaaaaatctttgttaCAATCTTGTTTGGCAGTGGCAGCAGTAGATCAGATGCAAAATTAGGCTGACTTTAATTTGTGAGGCTACGGAGACTCAAAATTGTCTTCAACAAAGGAGGGAACATACCCACATGACTAAAAAGCAAACACAGTGGCGGAAGGGTGTGGGAATGGGTCAATTTTTAACCTCATACTCTTGTTCCTTTTCTACATGGGCTGTTGGGGGGGTGCCAATGCTATCAGACAAGAACCTGATAAATCACATGAACACCATCAATTTTGTGGTCCCAAATTCGTTACAAATCCATAGTAAACTACAGaaattttttctcaatattCCAAATTCGTCCTAGGTTTCTCTTCTTCAACCTCAGATCGATCCCTTCTCCTCTGCACTTGAAATCTTATTACATGGAGGCTCAGCTAGCTTGTTGTGATGAAATTTAGGTTGTAGGGGACAAGaacattttcttctaaaaaactGCTTTAAGTTATTTATTGATGAGAGAAGCATTTAATTTCTTCAGCGAGACAAGAATTCATGGTAAATCAGGTGATGGGTGTTTAGTGTTAGATGGAAAGGAGGATATACTACAAAAATAGCGGCGGCTTGTCGGGGGTGTGAAGCACATTTACTGGTGGTCAGCAATTGCGCCCAATGCAAATCTTGTGGATTGTTCTTCTCTTTGACGACATTTGCCATCAACGAACTGTCACGTGCCTTGTGgattgttctttctttctcttttgattatgattttgaatagaaaaaataaaaataaaaataaaattttaaaataggtTCGGATTTTGATGGTGATGGAACCTTAACCCAACCATTTGCTTCCGAGATATGTTTCATGTCATTTAtccgttgtttttttttaatttatcattaaatttatggacTTATACAtagaaattgataaaaaatatatatataaaaaatgaaaccgAACATTTCTTATTTGCTTCTCTAATGAAGGTTATTGAACTCTCCAATTCAATCTTATTAAGTTGGCATGTGATTAATCTCAAATATAAAACTAGATTACTAATTAAAGAGACATAGGTACCCGGGCGGAACTAGCCTGATTAGGAAGTTGCTTAAAAATTCATATTGCATGTATAAGACCCGACACCTGAAAAGGTATACATACAATCAAAGGATCCGAATAAATTAATGAAGAtgattatttaaataaaagagacATGCATGTGAGAGAGTAGTAGTCCACAAACACGCGGAGTCACCGAAAGAAGAATTCAGTACAACTTAATTATTTGACatgttaatttgatttttattttgttacactTTGTCTTACACTTTTACCTACTATATGCCTATGACGGGAAAATGCAACCTTCTCCGAATCTCCCATGCCAGcgtaccaaatatatatatatataacaactttaaaaaaataaattaaaaatgaatgaaaaataaaagcaagaaaacatTACTATCTATTGGGTGCAGCTCATGTGCCTACCTTCATATCCTTCGTAATAAACCTTTACTCGGATCTTAACTTTAGTCATTGTCCTTGtcttcaagaggtagttcaattggctgggaccacgcctaatgaagcggatgtcactagtttgaattctccTCCTCTCTCTTGTGCGgagatgtcaaaaaaaaaaaaaaaatcccatctcttattattattattattattattattactatttttttttttcggtatTCATTAACCGTTTGTTTAATTGGTTTAGCAGCTTCAAAATCAGCAGTAATTAGAACTCTTTG
This window encodes:
- the LOC132179240 gene encoding peptidyl-prolyl cis-trans isomerase CYP23-like gives rise to the protein MRASNAWILSCLCMIFIAGGALAEDPQLGSVRVVFQTNYGDIEFGFFPTVAPQTVEHIFKLVRLGCFNTNHFFRVDKGFVAQVADVVGGRSAPMNEEQRKEAEKTVVGEFSQVKHVKGILSMGRFEDPNSASSSFSILLGDAPHLDGQYAIFGRLTKGDETLKKLEQVPTRREGIFVMPTERITILSSYYYDTELERCEKERSILKRRLSASAVEIERQRMKCFP